The following are encoded together in the Acipenser ruthenus chromosome 24, fAciRut3.2 maternal haplotype, whole genome shotgun sequence genome:
- the LOC117430840 gene encoding synergin gamma-like isoform X3 — protein sequence MLQGTMPFHCSYLTLGCLFAGLQSSVRRCFKCSACWVTLSRVATLPLLRSEARRVWYRRLTRKLLLCVSRFQIARFVVKMALRPGAGGGGSFMFPVAGSHGPSQGMMPMQQQQQQQPGYPMVQVMQPNMQSMMGLNFGSQMPPGTMPMQGGMPMGPMQAAGMQYMGQPQFMGMTAPGPQYMPDMQKQLAEEHQKRLEHQQRMLEEDRKRRQFEEQKQKLRLLSSVKPKMGEKSRDDALEAIKGNLDGFSRDAKMHPTPASHPKKPDMPPSHSTASSSSLLSQPPAFPEDDDDDFSDFMQGPVEPMSSVTSTTSSSSSFQPSSPRVQGPHSSEQAAVPSHPAPPPQAPLPPVPLGSAGHHPSVSTSTTSSQASALKGPSLEEKLVSSCDLRASKQAQVHFKSSQPLAEMGHKAPVSAHFQPSTKARNWGIADSNLRAVFTVEAPPPPPQPASTPAKAPPPANETDLTVEESGVGVYPQQEAIQPMVPGWLYNDGLVPDLFKKVLEITMTPSGIDTAKLYPILMSSGLPREALGQIWASANRTTPGKLTKEELYTVLAMIGVTQRGLPAMSLDILTQFPSAPVPNLPGLALVMPGVMQQQQHQQQPMLSMPPVPQPAVSMPLSTAQPVLGVNLPVQAGALSTQVSPGFMPSFPSNTQASEPDDDDFQDFQEAPKAGSANDSFTDFQGESSGAFPIAARTQPQNSALALLTPISGSSTPASSDKYAVFKQLSVERPGETAVPVPDYGDKYSVFRALEQPPDIKPIGEGFADFKSAGGDDGFTDFKTADSISPLDPPEQAKIFQQTFPPPFLQTQPLQQQPQPHNSTATLPPSKPSLNMADLDLFSSLGGPAASTTAETKPLSFPAPSTLASSLPPSSGAGRKALGGADDFGDFALFGSSSLGVSAPSAGAAHVQDDFADFMAFGSASSSGVPEQKTAEEKPSENNSSVGETPLQQQQQQKSSDKYDIFKRLSLEGSTTPLGFEDAKESLSAGLASASSVVKGDPDDFADFQSSSRFSSALGSSEKSLVDKVAAFKQAKEDSASVKSLDLPSIGGSSAGKEDSEDALSVQLDMKLSDLGGDLQHVLSDSSLDLPVVSGHQPPAAEVDDFKFDPFGTFSAGDSAVSSLASFDWSEREEPATNQSKKPQPSFFTSEGSHASATSVLQKKETSFGSAENVAVTTSGKVSAFTREETSSASTAEGQFDTFADFGTKGQGEEEEEEEDDDFGDFASTVSEKSDTAPVSGDLGSDTTQPDDFGASQADKPKFGKFDFLMASSQAKVKSSEEMIRSELATFDLSVQGSHKRSLSLGDKEISHSTPSPAPEQPFRDKSNTLSEKPALPVIRDKYKDLTGEVEESERYAYEWQRCLESALQVINKANDTLNGISSSSVCTEVIQSAQGMEYLLGVVEVYRVVRRVELGIKATAVCSDKLQQLLKDINRVWHNLIGFMSLANLSPDESSLDFSSCILRHGIKNAKELACGVCLLSVDSRSKAFSSETDSFKLMYGGHQYHASCANFWINCVEPKPPGLILPDLL from the exons CTTCATGTTTCCTGTTGCAGGGAGCCATGGACCTTCACAAG GAATGATGccaatgcagcagcagcagcagcagcagccaggcTATCCCATGGTGCAAGTGATGCAGCCCAACATGCAAAGCATGATGGGTTTGAACTTTGGCTCTCAGATGCCGCCGGGCACCATGCCAATGCAG GGGGGAATGCCGATGGGACCCATGCAGGCTGCTGGGATGCAGTACATGGGACAGCCTCAGTTCATGGGAATGACTGCCCCTGGTCCTCAGTACATGCCGGACATGCAGAAGCAACTCGCAGAGGAGCACCA GAAGCGCCTGGAAcaccagcagaggatgctggAGGAGGACCGGAAGAGGAGGCAGTTTGAGGAGCAGAAACAGAAACTGCGACTCCTTAGCAGCGTCAAACCCAAG ATGGGGGAGAAGAGCCGAGACGACGCGCTGGAGGCCATCAAAGGGAATCTGGACGGGTTCAGCAGAGACGCGAAGATGCATCCGACTCCCGCCTCCCATCCTAAGAAGCCAG ACATGCCACCATCCCATTCtactgcctcctcctcctccctcctttccCAACCCCCTGCTTTTCCTGAAGACGACGATGATGATTTTAGTGACTTTATGCAGGGGCCGGTTGAACCCATGTCCTCTGtcacctccaccacctcctcctcctcctctttccaGCCCTCCTCCCCCCGCGTTCAGGGACCCCACTCCTCCGAGCAGGCAGCAGTGCCCTCGCACCCTGCCCCCCCTCCCCAAGCACCCCTGCCCCCTGTACCTCTTGGTTCAGCGGGACATCACCCTTCTGTCTCTACTTCTACTACAAGTTCCCAAGCTTCTGCGCTTAAAG GCCCATCTTTGGAGGAGAAACTTGTTTCCTCGTGTGATTTAAGAGCATCCAAACAGGCCCAGGTTCACTTTAAATCCTCCCAGCCTTTGGCTGAGATGGGCCACAAAGCACCGGTCTCTGCCCATTTTCAGCCCAGCACGAAGGCGAGAAACTGGGGCATTGCCGACAGTAACCTGAGAGCTGTCTTCACTGTGGAAGCACCACCACCTCCCCCGCAGCCTGCTTCCACACCAGCAAAGGCGCCGCCACCGGCAAACGAAACCGATTTGACCGTTGAAGAAAGTG GCGTGGGGGTGTACCCTCAGCAGGAGGCTATCCAGCCAATGGTGCCTGGCTGGCTCTACAATGACGGTCTCGTTCCAG ACCTGTTTAAGAAGGTGCTGGAGATCACAATGACTCCTTCGGGAATCGACACAGCGAAGCTCTACCCCATTCTGATGTCCTCGGGCCTGCCCAGGGAGGCGCTGGGGCAGATCTGGGCGTCCGCCAATCGCACGACTCCGGGGAAGTTGACGAAGGAGGAGCTGTACACTGTGCTGGCTATGATTGGTGTAACACAG AGGGGTCTCCCAGCTATGAGCCTTGATATCCTGACCCAGttcccctctgcccctgtgcccAACCTGCCCGGGCTGGCGCTGGTGATGCCCGGAgtcatgcagcagcagcagcatcagcagcagcCCATGCTGTCCATGCCCCCTGTGCCCCAGCCAGCCGTGTCCATGCCTCTCTCCACAGCGCAGCCTGTCCTGGGTGTGAACCTCCCCGTGCAGGCAGGGGCCCTGAGCACACAGGTGTCCCCTGGCTTCATGCCTTCATTCCCCTCCAACACCCAG GCATCCGAACCTGACGACGATGATTTCCAGGACTTTCAGGAGGCTCCCAAGGCTGGCTCTGCCAATGATTCCTTCACCGATTTCCAAGGGGAGTCGAGCGGAGCCTTCCCCATAGCGGCACGCACTCAGCCGCAGAACAG CGCCCTAGCATTGCTGACTCCGATATCTGGATCATCCACACCGGCCTCTTCTGATAAGTATGCTGTGTTCAAGCAGCTGTCTGTGGAGAGACCTGGGGAAACGGCCGTCCCTGTTCCAG ATTATGGTGATAAATACAGTGTTTTCAGAGCGCTGGAACAGCCCCCCGATATCAAACCTATAG GGGAGGGATTTGCAGACTTCAAGTCCGCTGGAGGTGATGATGGCTTCACAGACTTTAAAACAGCCGACAGCATATCCCCACTAGACCCCCCGGAGCAAGCCAAGATCTTCCAGCAAACCTTCCCTCCTCCTTTCCTCCAAACGCAGCCtctacaacaacaaccacaaccacacaaCTCAACGGCAACTCTTCCTCCATCCAAACCCTCCCTGAACATGGCAGATTTGGACCTCTTTTCCTCTCTGGGAGGCCCTGCTGCCAGCACCACTGCTGAGACTAAGCCTCTGTCGTTCCCAGCCCCCTCGACTCTTGCCTCCAGCCTCCCCCCTTCCTCGGGGGCAGGCAGGAAAGCTCTCGGCGGGGCAGATGATTTTGGTGACTTCGCCCTCTTCGGCTCCTCTTCTTTGGGGGTCAGCGCGCCAAGCGCCGGGGCCGCCCACGTCCAGGACGACTTCGCAGACTTCATGGCCTTCGGGAGCGCGTCTTCATCCGGAGTGCCAGAGCAGAAGACGGCAGAGGAGAAACCAAGCGAAAATAACTCCAGTGTGGGAGAGACccccctgcagcagcagcagcagcagaaatcCTCTGACAAATACGACATTTTCAAAAGGCTCTCCTTGGAAGGCTCCACGACGCCCTTGGGCTTCGAGGACGCCAAGGAGAGCCTCTCTGCAGGCCTTGCTTCTGCTTCATCGGTGGTCAAAGGAGACCCGGACGACTTTGCAGACTTTCAGTCTTCTTCCAGGTTCTCGTCAGCCCTGGGTTCCTCTGAGAAGAGCCTGGTGGACAAGGTGGCCGCCTTCAAGCAGGCCAAGGAGGACTCGGCCTCGGTCAAGTCTCTGGACCTCCCGTCCATCGGGGGCAGCAGCGCGGGGAAGGAGGACTCGGAAGACGCCCTCTCCGTCCAGCTGGACATGAAGCTGTCTGACCTTGGAGGGGATCTCCAGCACGTCCTGTCGGACAGCTCTCTCGACCTGCCAGTGGTCAGCGGGCATCAGCCCCCCGCAGCAG AGGTGGACGACTTCAAGTTTGACCCCTTCGGTACCTTCAGCGCTGGCGACTCTGCAGTGAGCAGCCTTGCGAGCTTCGATTGGTCAGAACGGGAGGAGCCGGCGACCAATCAGAGCAAGAAACCTCAGCCCAGCTTCTTCACCTCGGAGGGCAGCCATGCATCCGCCACCTCTGTCCTGCAGAAGAAAGAGACTTCCTTCGGCAGCGCGGAGAACGTCGCCGTGACAACCAGCGGCAAGGTGAGCGCCTTCACGAGAGAGGAGACGTCGAGCGCCAGCACTGCGGAGGGGCAGTTTGACACCTTCGCGGATTTCGGGACAAAGGGCcagggtgaggaggaggaggaggaagaggatgatGATTTTGGGGATTTCGCCAGCACAGTCTCTGAGAAGTCCGACACAGCCCCCGTCTCTGGAGACCTGGGCTCGGACACCACCCAGCCGGACGACTTCGGAGCCTCCCAAGCGGACAAGCCCAAGTTTGGCAAGTTTGACTTCCTCATGGCCAGCTCCCAGGCCAAAGTGAAGTCCAGCGAGGAGATGATCAGGAGCGAGCTGGCCACTTTCGACCTTTCAGTGCAAG GGTCTCACAAAAGGAGTCTAAGCCTGGGGGACAAAGAGATCAGCCACTCCACTCCATCCCCAGCCCCGGAGCAGCCCTTCAGAGACAAGTCCAACACGCTGAGCGAGAAACCAGCCCTGCCAGTCATCAGAGACAAATACAAGGACCTGACCGGGGAGGTGGAG GAGAGCGAACGCTATGCATATGAATGGCAGAGGTGTTTGGAAAGTGCTCTGCAG GTCATTAATAAAGCCAATGACACCCTGAATGGGATCAGCAGCTCTTCTGTTTGCACTGAAGTCATCCAGTCCGCCCAAGGAATGGAGTACCTCTTGG GAGTGGTGGAGGTGTACAGAGTAGTGAGGCGCGTTGAGCTGGGGATCAAAGCGACGGCCGTGTGCAGCGACAAACTACAGCAGCTCCTGAAGGACATCAACCGCGTGTGGCACAACCTGATTGGGTTCATGTCCCTCGCAAACCTGTCG CCTGACGAGAGCTCCCTGGACTTCTCCTCTTGTATACTGCGCCATGGGATCAAGAACGCCAAGGAGTTGGCCTGCGGAGTCTGCTTGCTCAGCGTGGACTCCAGGAGCAag gctttCAGCTCGGAAACGGACAGCTTCAAGTTGATGTACGGGGGTCACCAGTATCACGCCAGCTGTGCCAATTTCTGGATTAACTGCGTGGAGCCCAAACCGCCAGGCCTCATCCTGCCTGAcctgctctga
- the LOC117430840 gene encoding synergin gamma-like isoform X1 gives MLQGTMPFHCSYLTLGCLFAGLQSSVRRCFKCSACWVTLSRVATLPLLRSEARRVWYRRLTRKLLLCVSRFQIARFVVKMALRPGAGGGGSFMFPVAGSHGPSQGMMPMQQQQQQQPGYPMVQVMQPNMQSMMGLNFGSQMPPGTMPMQGGMPMGPMQAAGMQYMGQPQFMGMTAPGPQYMPDMQKQLAEEHQKRLEHQQRMLEEDRKRRQFEEQKQKLRLLSSVKPKMGEKSRDDALEAIKGNLDGFSRDAKMHPTPASHPKKPDMPPSHSTASSSSLLSQPPAFPEDDDDDFSDFMQGPVEPMSSVTSTTSSSSSFQPSSPRVQGPHSSEQAAVPSHPAPPPQAPLPPVPLGSAGHHPSVSTSTTSSQASALKGPSLEEKLVSSCDLRASKQAQVHFKSSQPLAEMGHKAPVSAHFQPSTKARNWGIADSNLRAVFTVEAPPPPPQPASTPAKAPPPANETDLTVEESGVGVYPQQEAIQPMVPGWLYNDGLVPDLFKKVLEITMTPSGIDTAKLYPILMSSGLPREALGQIWASANRTTPGKLTKEELYTVLAMIGVTQRGLPAMSLDILTQFPSAPVPNLPGLALVMPGVMQQQQHQQQPMLSMPPVPQPAVSMPLSTAQPVLGVNLPVQAGALSTQVSPGFMPSFPSNTQASEPDDDDFQDFQEAPKAGSANDSFTDFQGESSGAFPIAARTQPQNSALALLTPISGSSTPASSDKYAVFKQLSVERPGETAVPVPDYGDKYSVFRALEQPPDIKPIGEGFADFKSAGGDDGFTDFKTADSISPLDPPEQAKIFQQTFPPPFLQTQPLQQQPQPHNSTATLPPSKPSLNMADLDLFSSLGGPAASTTAETKPLSFPAPSTLASSLPPSSGAGRKALGGADDFGDFALFGSSSLGVSAPSAGAAHVQDDFADFMAFGSASSSGVPEQKTAEEKPSENNSSVGETPLQQQQQQKSSDKYDIFKRLSLEGSTTPLGFEDAKESLSAGLASASSVVKGDPDDFADFQSSSRFSSALGSSEKSLVDKVAAFKQAKEDSASVKSLDLPSIGGSSAGKEDSEDALSVQLDMKLSDLGGDLQHVLSDSSLDLPVVSGHQPPAAEVDDFKFDPFGTFSAGDSAVSSLASFDWSEREEPATNQSKKPQPSFFTSEGSHASATSVLQKKETSFGSAENVAVTTSGKVSAFTREETSSASTAEGQFDTFADFGTKGQGEEEEEEEDDDFGDFASTVSEKSDTAPVSGDLGSDTTQPDDFGASQADKPKFGKFDFLMASSQAKVKSSEEMIRSELATFDLSVQGSHKRSLSLGDKEISHSTPSPAPEQPFRDKSNTLSEKPALPVIRDKYKDLTGEVEESERYAYEWQRCLESALQVINKANDTLNGISSSSVCTEVIQSAQGMEYLLGVVEVYRVVRRVELGIKATAVCSDKLQQLLKDINRVWHNLIGFMSLANLSPDESSLDFSSCILRHGIKNAKELACGVCLLSVDSRSKTSGLPLFTLVLNALQKEDKAKERPPKNAFSSETDSFKLMYGGHQYHASCANFWINCVEPKPPGLILPDLL, from the exons CTTCATGTTTCCTGTTGCAGGGAGCCATGGACCTTCACAAG GAATGATGccaatgcagcagcagcagcagcagcagccaggcTATCCCATGGTGCAAGTGATGCAGCCCAACATGCAAAGCATGATGGGTTTGAACTTTGGCTCTCAGATGCCGCCGGGCACCATGCCAATGCAG GGGGGAATGCCGATGGGACCCATGCAGGCTGCTGGGATGCAGTACATGGGACAGCCTCAGTTCATGGGAATGACTGCCCCTGGTCCTCAGTACATGCCGGACATGCAGAAGCAACTCGCAGAGGAGCACCA GAAGCGCCTGGAAcaccagcagaggatgctggAGGAGGACCGGAAGAGGAGGCAGTTTGAGGAGCAGAAACAGAAACTGCGACTCCTTAGCAGCGTCAAACCCAAG ATGGGGGAGAAGAGCCGAGACGACGCGCTGGAGGCCATCAAAGGGAATCTGGACGGGTTCAGCAGAGACGCGAAGATGCATCCGACTCCCGCCTCCCATCCTAAGAAGCCAG ACATGCCACCATCCCATTCtactgcctcctcctcctccctcctttccCAACCCCCTGCTTTTCCTGAAGACGACGATGATGATTTTAGTGACTTTATGCAGGGGCCGGTTGAACCCATGTCCTCTGtcacctccaccacctcctcctcctcctctttccaGCCCTCCTCCCCCCGCGTTCAGGGACCCCACTCCTCCGAGCAGGCAGCAGTGCCCTCGCACCCTGCCCCCCCTCCCCAAGCACCCCTGCCCCCTGTACCTCTTGGTTCAGCGGGACATCACCCTTCTGTCTCTACTTCTACTACAAGTTCCCAAGCTTCTGCGCTTAAAG GCCCATCTTTGGAGGAGAAACTTGTTTCCTCGTGTGATTTAAGAGCATCCAAACAGGCCCAGGTTCACTTTAAATCCTCCCAGCCTTTGGCTGAGATGGGCCACAAAGCACCGGTCTCTGCCCATTTTCAGCCCAGCACGAAGGCGAGAAACTGGGGCATTGCCGACAGTAACCTGAGAGCTGTCTTCACTGTGGAAGCACCACCACCTCCCCCGCAGCCTGCTTCCACACCAGCAAAGGCGCCGCCACCGGCAAACGAAACCGATTTGACCGTTGAAGAAAGTG GCGTGGGGGTGTACCCTCAGCAGGAGGCTATCCAGCCAATGGTGCCTGGCTGGCTCTACAATGACGGTCTCGTTCCAG ACCTGTTTAAGAAGGTGCTGGAGATCACAATGACTCCTTCGGGAATCGACACAGCGAAGCTCTACCCCATTCTGATGTCCTCGGGCCTGCCCAGGGAGGCGCTGGGGCAGATCTGGGCGTCCGCCAATCGCACGACTCCGGGGAAGTTGACGAAGGAGGAGCTGTACACTGTGCTGGCTATGATTGGTGTAACACAG AGGGGTCTCCCAGCTATGAGCCTTGATATCCTGACCCAGttcccctctgcccctgtgcccAACCTGCCCGGGCTGGCGCTGGTGATGCCCGGAgtcatgcagcagcagcagcatcagcagcagcCCATGCTGTCCATGCCCCCTGTGCCCCAGCCAGCCGTGTCCATGCCTCTCTCCACAGCGCAGCCTGTCCTGGGTGTGAACCTCCCCGTGCAGGCAGGGGCCCTGAGCACACAGGTGTCCCCTGGCTTCATGCCTTCATTCCCCTCCAACACCCAG GCATCCGAACCTGACGACGATGATTTCCAGGACTTTCAGGAGGCTCCCAAGGCTGGCTCTGCCAATGATTCCTTCACCGATTTCCAAGGGGAGTCGAGCGGAGCCTTCCCCATAGCGGCACGCACTCAGCCGCAGAACAG CGCCCTAGCATTGCTGACTCCGATATCTGGATCATCCACACCGGCCTCTTCTGATAAGTATGCTGTGTTCAAGCAGCTGTCTGTGGAGAGACCTGGGGAAACGGCCGTCCCTGTTCCAG ATTATGGTGATAAATACAGTGTTTTCAGAGCGCTGGAACAGCCCCCCGATATCAAACCTATAG GGGAGGGATTTGCAGACTTCAAGTCCGCTGGAGGTGATGATGGCTTCACAGACTTTAAAACAGCCGACAGCATATCCCCACTAGACCCCCCGGAGCAAGCCAAGATCTTCCAGCAAACCTTCCCTCCTCCTTTCCTCCAAACGCAGCCtctacaacaacaaccacaaccacacaaCTCAACGGCAACTCTTCCTCCATCCAAACCCTCCCTGAACATGGCAGATTTGGACCTCTTTTCCTCTCTGGGAGGCCCTGCTGCCAGCACCACTGCTGAGACTAAGCCTCTGTCGTTCCCAGCCCCCTCGACTCTTGCCTCCAGCCTCCCCCCTTCCTCGGGGGCAGGCAGGAAAGCTCTCGGCGGGGCAGATGATTTTGGTGACTTCGCCCTCTTCGGCTCCTCTTCTTTGGGGGTCAGCGCGCCAAGCGCCGGGGCCGCCCACGTCCAGGACGACTTCGCAGACTTCATGGCCTTCGGGAGCGCGTCTTCATCCGGAGTGCCAGAGCAGAAGACGGCAGAGGAGAAACCAAGCGAAAATAACTCCAGTGTGGGAGAGACccccctgcagcagcagcagcagcagaaatcCTCTGACAAATACGACATTTTCAAAAGGCTCTCCTTGGAAGGCTCCACGACGCCCTTGGGCTTCGAGGACGCCAAGGAGAGCCTCTCTGCAGGCCTTGCTTCTGCTTCATCGGTGGTCAAAGGAGACCCGGACGACTTTGCAGACTTTCAGTCTTCTTCCAGGTTCTCGTCAGCCCTGGGTTCCTCTGAGAAGAGCCTGGTGGACAAGGTGGCCGCCTTCAAGCAGGCCAAGGAGGACTCGGCCTCGGTCAAGTCTCTGGACCTCCCGTCCATCGGGGGCAGCAGCGCGGGGAAGGAGGACTCGGAAGACGCCCTCTCCGTCCAGCTGGACATGAAGCTGTCTGACCTTGGAGGGGATCTCCAGCACGTCCTGTCGGACAGCTCTCTCGACCTGCCAGTGGTCAGCGGGCATCAGCCCCCCGCAGCAG AGGTGGACGACTTCAAGTTTGACCCCTTCGGTACCTTCAGCGCTGGCGACTCTGCAGTGAGCAGCCTTGCGAGCTTCGATTGGTCAGAACGGGAGGAGCCGGCGACCAATCAGAGCAAGAAACCTCAGCCCAGCTTCTTCACCTCGGAGGGCAGCCATGCATCCGCCACCTCTGTCCTGCAGAAGAAAGAGACTTCCTTCGGCAGCGCGGAGAACGTCGCCGTGACAACCAGCGGCAAGGTGAGCGCCTTCACGAGAGAGGAGACGTCGAGCGCCAGCACTGCGGAGGGGCAGTTTGACACCTTCGCGGATTTCGGGACAAAGGGCcagggtgaggaggaggaggaggaagaggatgatGATTTTGGGGATTTCGCCAGCACAGTCTCTGAGAAGTCCGACACAGCCCCCGTCTCTGGAGACCTGGGCTCGGACACCACCCAGCCGGACGACTTCGGAGCCTCCCAAGCGGACAAGCCCAAGTTTGGCAAGTTTGACTTCCTCATGGCCAGCTCCCAGGCCAAAGTGAAGTCCAGCGAGGAGATGATCAGGAGCGAGCTGGCCACTTTCGACCTTTCAGTGCAAG GGTCTCACAAAAGGAGTCTAAGCCTGGGGGACAAAGAGATCAGCCACTCCACTCCATCCCCAGCCCCGGAGCAGCCCTTCAGAGACAAGTCCAACACGCTGAGCGAGAAACCAGCCCTGCCAGTCATCAGAGACAAATACAAGGACCTGACCGGGGAGGTGGAG GAGAGCGAACGCTATGCATATGAATGGCAGAGGTGTTTGGAAAGTGCTCTGCAG GTCATTAATAAAGCCAATGACACCCTGAATGGGATCAGCAGCTCTTCTGTTTGCACTGAAGTCATCCAGTCCGCCCAAGGAATGGAGTACCTCTTGG GAGTGGTGGAGGTGTACAGAGTAGTGAGGCGCGTTGAGCTGGGGATCAAAGCGACGGCCGTGTGCAGCGACAAACTACAGCAGCTCCTGAAGGACATCAACCGCGTGTGGCACAACCTGATTGGGTTCATGTCCCTCGCAAACCTGTCG CCTGACGAGAGCTCCCTGGACTTCTCCTCTTGTATACTGCGCCATGGGATCAAGAACGCCAAGGAGTTGGCCTGCGGAGTCTGCTTGCTCAGCGTGGACTCCAGGAGCAag ACGTCAGGTTTGCCATTGTTTACCTTGGTCTTAAACGCTTTGCAGAAGGAAGACAAAGCTAAGGAACGACCCCCTAAAAAT gctttCAGCTCGGAAACGGACAGCTTCAAGTTGATGTACGGGGGTCACCAGTATCACGCCAGCTGTGCCAATTTCTGGATTAACTGCGTGGAGCCCAAACCGCCAGGCCTCATCCTGCCTGAcctgctctga